From Oryza brachyantha chromosome 9, ObraRS2, whole genome shotgun sequence, a single genomic window includes:
- the LOC102714766 gene encoding BTB/POZ domain-containing protein At5g47800 isoform X4, whose product MKYMKLGTKPDTFYTEEAVRSVLSDVPADLIIHVNNTKYQLHKFPLLLKCGLLQRLCADTDDEPPLPVVLHDIPGGEEAFELCAKFCYGISINISANNFVPAALAARFLRMTEPVAKGNLVAKLDSFFDSCILQGWKDPIAALQAAWRLSGWSESRIVQPCVDAIVEKILMPPSKVTWSYTYTRPGYAKKAHQSVPKDWWTEDVSELDIDVFRSVISTVRAARLLPPPLIGEALHVYACKHLPDPLKHAAAAAANGGSSAAEEAAAKQRRVLETIVTMIPGDAGAVTGRFLLRLLRVANYVGASSSTRAQLIRQAGSQLDEAKASDLLIPMPSDPQAYDIGAAEAVLEHFLTQFQRPAAPDERRRMSAAMEKVARIFDEFLRTIALDVDFAVGKFVDLAECLPDIARNDHDGLYLAIDTYLKEHPELSKADKKRLCRMIDCRKLSPDVRAQAISNDRMPLRTIVQLLFVEQERAMGGGGASGSHGGVAPDRASVDAIAMLAARNKEKEDEPSAPGADHMSDVHRPRGERARADGAAMTRSLSASTKMAGAATAARTKERTAEESGSRMRNK is encoded by the exons TTCCCGCTGCTCCTCAAGTGCGGCCTCCTGCAGCGCCTCTGCGCCGACACCGACGacgagccgccgctgccggtggTGCTGCACGACatccccggcggcgaggaggcgttCGAGCTGTGCGCCAAGTTCTGCTACGGCATCTCCATCAACATCAGCGCCAACAACTTCGTgccggcggcgctcgccgccaggTTCCTCCGGATGACGGAGCCCGTCGCCAAGGGCAACCTCGTCGCCAAGCTCGACTCCTTCTTCGACTCCTGCATCCTCCAGGGGTGGAAGGACCCCATCGCCGCCCTCCAGGCCGCCTGGCGCCTCTCCGGCTGGTCCGAGAGCCGCATCGTCCAGCCCTGCGTCGACGCCATCGTCGAGAAGATCCTCATGCCGCCATCCAAG GTGACGTGGTCGTACACGTACACGAGGCCGGGGTACGCGAAGAAGGCCCACCAGTCAGTGCCCAAGGACTGGTGGACGGAGGACGTGTCCGAGCTGGACATCGACGTCTTCCGCTCCGTCATCTCCACcgtccgcgccgcgcgcctcctgccgccgccgctcatcgGCGAGGCGCTCCACGTCTACGCCTGCAAGCACCTGCCGGACCCTCTcaagcacgccgccgccgcggccgccaacGGTGGCAGCTCCGcggccgaggaggcggcggcgaagcagcGCCGCGTGCTGGAGACCATCGTCACCATGATccccggcgacgccggcgccgtcacCGGCAGGTTCCTGCTCCGGCTGCTCCGCGTTGCGAACTACGTcggcgcgtcgtcgtcgacgcgcGCGCAGCTGATCCGGCAGGCCGGCTCGCAGCTCGACgaggcgaaggcgtccgacctGCTCATCCCGATGCCGTCCGACCCGCAGGCGTACGACatcggcgcggcggaggccgtgCTGGAGCACTTCCTGACGCAGTtccagcggccggcggcgcccgacgagcggcggcggatgagCGCCGCCATGGAGAAGGTGGCGAGGATCTTTGACGAGTTCCTCCGCACCATCGCGCTCGACGTCGACTTCGCCGTCGGCAAGttcgtcgacctcgccgagtGCTTGCCGGACATCGCCCGGAACGACCACGACGGCCTCTACCTCGCCATTGACACCTATCTCAAG GAGCACCCGGAGCTGAGCAAGGCGGACAAGAAGCGGCTGTGCCGGATGATCGACTGCCGGAAGCTGTCGCCGGACGTGCGGGCGCAGGCGATATCCAACGACCGGATGCCGCTGCGCACCATCGTGCAGCTGCTCTTCGTCGAGCAGGAGAGGgccatgggcggcggcggcgcaagcggcagccacggcggcgtcgcgccCGACAGGGCCTCCGTCGACGCCATCGCGATGCTCGCCGCCAGAAACAAGGAGAAGGAGGACGAGCCATCCGCGCCGGGCGCCGACCACATGTCGGACGTGCACCGgccgcgcggcgagcgcgcccgggccgacggcgcggccaTGACGAGGTCGCTCTCGGCGTCCACCAAgatggccggcgccgccacggcggcgaggacgaagGAGAGGACGGCGGAGGAGAGTGGGAGCAGGATGAGGAACAAGTAA